The segment ACGCCCACCGCTGTAGTTGTCCAGCCCGATGTGAATCTTGCCGTCAAGGAAAGTGCCTACCGTTAATACGACGGCTTTCGCACGAAATTTTAGTCCCATCTGGGTTACGGCACCAACGACACGATCGTTTTCCACAATCAGATCGTCAACAGCCTGCTGGAAGATCATCAGGTTTGGCTGATTCTCCAACGCGGTGCGAACCGCCTGACGGTAGAGTACGCGATCCGCTTGCGCGCGAGTGGCTCTGACCGCTGGGCCTTTACTGCTGTTTAGTATCCTAAACTGTATACCTGCCTGGTCAACGGCGCGCGCCATCAACCCTCCCATGGCATCGATCTCTTTAACCAGATGGCCTTTTCCAATACCGCCAATCGCCGGGTTACAAGACATTTGTCCCAGCGTATCAATATTGTGTGTGAGTAAAAGCGTCTGTTGGCCCATTCGGGCAGAAGCCATCGCAGCTTCTGTTCCGGCATGACCGCCACCAATCACGATGACGTCAAATGGATCTGGATAAAACATGGTACTGCTCCTCGCATTATTGCGAATGATGAGTGGTGAACGATCGTTATTTGCCCTGGGGTGGGGGATTCTACTCAACTTTGAGCCAACGACCAAGTCCGTTGGATCCTCGTTAATTAAAGAAAGATCTTTTTATTTAAAGATCTCTTTATTAGATCTCTTATTAGGATCGTCGTGTTGTGTGGATAAGTGATTATTCACATTAAAGATCAAGAGAATGGCGTTGATCCTTACCTGTGAATGATCGGTGATCCTGGCCAGTATAAGCTGGGATCTTAATGCGGGTTTATACACAGGACAAAAAATGAACTTGGGTTATTATTGGGATAACTACGGCTTTTACACCTGAATTAAGTATAGTTATCCACATTCAACTGCCGAATATTTAATCTTATTTGAGTAAATTAACCCACGATCCTAGCCATTCTTCAGCCGGATCTTCAGGAATCTGATGCTGGGTGATGTCGATCTCGAGGATGTCCCCGATCCGTTTAGCCCCTAACTGAGTCAGCACACGATCCGCTGTTTGGATCGCGCCACAAAACGTATCGTACTCTCTGCTACCGATCCCTATCGCACCAAAGCTCATCTGAGAAAGATCGGGCTTCTGTTGTTCCAACTGGTCAAACAGCGCTTTCAGGTTATCAGGAAATTCCCCGGCACCGTGGGTGGAGGTCACCACCAGCCATACACCGCTCTTAGGCAGTGCATCAAGCTCAGGACCGTGCAGAAGTTCAGTGGAAAAATCATCCTTCTCCAGCAGTTCAGCCAAATGCTCTGCGACGTATTCGGCGCTGCCAAGGGTACTGCCACTGATCAAGGTAATGTCTGCCATAGCGATCCCATCTGATAAAAGACGGGACATTGTACGCTGTGATCTGGCTGGGATCTACCTGTGGATAATATGGGTATAGGAAAAAAGCATTACGGCGCGATCGTCCGCATGATGGGGTTCTGCAGGGAGATGAGTGTTTCAGTGGACTGAATTTCATCAATGGTTTGGATCTTGTTGATAAGTACATGTTGCAGCGCTTCTATCGAGCGGCACATGACCTTAATAAAGATGCTGTAATGCCCGGTGGTGTAGTAGGCCTCGACCACTTCTTCCAGATTGTTCAGCTTCTCCAGCGCCGAGGGATAATCTTTGGCGCTTTTCAGAATGATGCCGATAAAGCAGCACACGTCATAGCCCAGCTGTTTTGGGTTCACGTCCAGACGCGTACCGACAATGATGCCCGCCTGTTTCATTTTTTCCACTCGAACGTGGATTGTCCCCGGACTGACGGAAAACTGTTTTGCCAGTTCGGCATACGGGGTGCGTGCATTTTCCATTAAGGCGGAAAGAATGCCGCGATCGAGATTATCGATCTGATAAATTTCTGCCACTTTGAGCCTCCTATTTTAGCGAATAATGATTTTATACCGCTATAAAATGACGGATTAAAAGCACAAGAGCAATTTATCCATAAGATTATTGAATGGCTAGCGGTTTTTATTGCTTAATGAATAACTAAATACGATGAATAAGAGACGCGGCAATGAAAAAGCAGTACATCGAAAAACAGCAGCAAATCAGCTTCGTTAAATCTTTCTTCTCCAGCCAGCTGGAGCAGCTTCTGGGATTGATTGAAGTCCAGGCACCGATTCTTAGCCGTATCGGCGATGGCACGCAGGATAACTTGTCCGGTACGGAAAAAGCGGTGCAGGTTAAGGTGAAAGCCCTGCCGGATTCCACATTTGAAGTGGTGCACTCACTGGCTAAATGGAAACGTAAAACGCTGGGCGCGTATGATTTTAGCTTCGGCGAAGGCATCTATACCCACATGAAGGCACTGCGCCCGGACGAAGATCGTCTGAGCCCGATCCACTCGGTCTATGTCGATCAGTGGGACTGGGAGCGCGTGATGGGAGACGGCGAGCGTCATGCTGAGTATCTGAAATCGACGGTGACGCGTATTTATCAAGGCATTAAAGCGACGGAAGCCGCAGTACATCAGGCGTTTGGTATTCAGCCTTTCCTGCCGGAACAGATTCACTTTGTGCACACCGAAACGTTGCTGCAGCGCTATCCCGATCTGGATGCCAAAGGACGTGAACGCGCTATTGC is part of the Pectobacterium carotovorum genome and harbors:
- the asnA gene encoding aspartate--ammonia ligase encodes the protein MKKQYIEKQQQISFVKSFFSSQLEQLLGLIEVQAPILSRIGDGTQDNLSGTEKAVQVKVKALPDSTFEVVHSLAKWKRKTLGAYDFSFGEGIYTHMKALRPDEDRLSPIHSVYVDQWDWERVMGDGERHAEYLKSTVTRIYQGIKATEAAVHQAFGIQPFLPEQIHFVHTETLLQRYPDLDAKGRERAIAKELGAVFLIGIGGKLSSGHSHDVRAPDYDDWTTPGEQELAGLNGDIVVWNPVLNDAFEISSMGIRVDAEALTRQLALTQDEERLKLEWHQALLRGEMPQTIGGGIGQSRLVMLLLQLSHIGQVQCGVWPQPLRESVSGLL
- the asnC gene encoding transcriptional regulator AsnC, with the translated sequence MAEIYQIDNLDRGILSALMENARTPYAELAKQFSVSPGTIHVRVEKMKQAGIIVGTRLDVNPKQLGYDVCCFIGIILKSAKDYPSALEKLNNLEEVVEAYYTTGHYSIFIKVMCRSIEALQHVLINKIQTIDEIQSTETLISLQNPIMRTIAP
- the mioC gene encoding FMN-binding protein MioC; translation: MADITLISGSTLGSAEYVAEHLAELLEKDDFSTELLHGPELDALPKSGVWLVVTSTHGAGEFPDNLKALFDQLEQQKPDLSQMSFGAIGIGSREYDTFCGAIQTADRVLTQLGAKRIGDILEIDITQHQIPEDPAEEWLGSWVNLLK